In Janthinobacterium rivuli, a single genomic region encodes these proteins:
- a CDS encoding methyl-accepting chemotaxis protein, whose translation MANMKIGTRLRCSFALLTLLLLATAMLGMLRLSSLELRMRDVIDDKYPKTVLANDIIKNVNIIARSSRNLLLMTEPQQLAQERATIARAGGETEKGLAQLDKVVLSPQGRQQMAAVTQARAAFNAGRDKVLTLLEEGARDEATTLLLGTVRGEQLRYMAALESLIAHQHELMEQAGAQVRHEYVTARNMMLALSALAVLFSLVTAWLVTRSIVDPLRHALTVAQTVAAGDLTSTFGRHAGDETGKLLDALCIMNGNLLDIVQQVRGGTDTIATASSQIAAGNIDLSSRTEEQASSLEQTASAMEELSSTVQQNADNARHASVLAVEAANIAGAGGQAVGQVIHTMDAISASSAQIADIIGVIDMLAFQTNILALNAAVEAARAGEQGRGFAVVATEVRNLAQRSAAAARDIRALIANSTQQVDAGAALVAQAGATMQDVVAAVGRVSQMVADITAASAEQSTGIGQVSQAVLQMDEVTQQNAALVEEAAAASQSLEGEAAKLLQVVSVFRLRQGPAVLAGRPASAVPRLPA comes from the coding sequence ATGGCAAATATGAAAATCGGCACGCGCCTGCGCTGCTCCTTTGCGTTGTTGACCTTGCTGCTGCTGGCGACCGCCATGCTGGGCATGCTGCGCCTGTCCAGCCTGGAACTGCGCATGCGCGACGTGATCGACGACAAATATCCGAAAACCGTGCTGGCCAACGACATCATCAAGAATGTCAACATCATCGCGCGCTCCTCGCGCAACCTGCTCCTGATGACGGAGCCGCAGCAGCTGGCGCAGGAACGCGCCACCATCGCCAGGGCGGGCGGCGAAACGGAAAAGGGCCTGGCGCAGCTGGACAAGGTGGTGCTGTCGCCGCAGGGCCGCCAGCAGATGGCGGCCGTGACGCAGGCGCGCGCCGCGTTCAACGCCGGGCGCGACAAGGTGCTGACCCTGCTGGAAGAGGGCGCGCGCGACGAAGCGACGACTTTGCTGCTCGGCACCGTGCGCGGCGAGCAGCTGCGCTACATGGCGGCGCTGGAAAGCCTCATCGCGCACCAGCATGAGCTGATGGAGCAGGCGGGCGCCCAGGTGCGCCACGAATACGTCACGGCGCGCAACATGATGCTGGCGCTGAGCGCGCTGGCCGTGCTCTTTTCGCTCGTCACCGCCTGGCTGGTCACGCGCAGCATCGTCGATCCGCTGCGCCATGCCCTGACGGTGGCGCAGACCGTGGCCGCCGGCGACCTGACGTCGACCTTCGGCCGCCACGCCGGCGATGAAACGGGCAAGCTGCTCGACGCGCTGTGCATCATGAACGGCAACCTGCTCGACATCGTGCAGCAGGTGCGCGGCGGCACCGACACCATCGCCACGGCGTCGTCGCAGATCGCGGCCGGCAATATCGACCTGTCGTCGCGCACCGAGGAGCAGGCCAGCTCGCTGGAACAGACGGCGTCGGCGATGGAGGAACTGAGCTCCACGGTGCAGCAGAACGCGGACAATGCCCGCCATGCCAGCGTGCTGGCCGTCGAGGCGGCGAACATCGCCGGCGCCGGCGGGCAAGCCGTGGGACAGGTCATTCACACCATGGACGCCATCAGCGCGTCCTCGGCGCAGATCGCCGACATCATCGGCGTGATCGACATGCTGGCCTTCCAGACGAATATCCTGGCCCTGAACGCGGCCGTCGAGGCGGCGCGCGCCGGCGAGCAGGGGCGCGGCTTTGCCGTCGTGGCGACGGAAGTGCGCAACCTGGCGCAGCGCAGCGCGGCGGCGGCGCGCGATATCCGCGCCCTGATCGCCAATTCCACGCAGCAGGTGGACGCCGGCGCGGCCCTTGTGGCGCAGGCCGGCGCCACGATGCAGGACGTGGTGGCGGCCGTGGGGCGCGTGAGCCAGATGGTGGCCGACATCACGGCGGCCAGCGCCGAGCAAAGCACGGGCATCGGCCAGGTCAGCCAGGCGGTGCTGCAGATGGATGAAGTGACGCAGCAGAACGCCGCCCTGGTGGAAGAGGCGGCGGCCGCGTCGCAATCGCTGGAGGGCGAGGCGGCGAAGCTGCTGCAGGTGGTCAGCGTGTTTCGCCTGCGCCAGGGGCCGGCGGTTCTGGCGGGCCGCCCTGCGTCTGCCGTGCCGCGCCTGCCGGCCTAG
- a CDS encoding nucleotidyltransferase domain-containing protein: MPLPLPEEIQRHLDVFVAAGQSAFGDDLAAAVLFGSAADGQVRATSDVNLLLLLKRFTPQAADALRGPLRLAHAAIDLQVMFLLESELTQAADAFAVKFADIIARHRVLHGVDPFASLHTSRDAVLRRLRQVLLNQQVRMRERYMLLSLNEEQLAGAIADAAGPLRAAAASLAQLEGKPALSGKQALEAFVDQLGEPALHAALQAMSAARETARLPPGQALPAFTGLMTITGHLREHAEQMR, translated from the coding sequence ATGCCGCTACCGCTGCCAGAAGAGATACAACGCCACCTGGATGTGTTTGTCGCCGCCGGGCAAAGCGCCTTTGGTGACGACCTTGCCGCCGCCGTGCTGTTTGGCTCGGCCGCCGATGGCCAGGTGCGCGCCACTTCCGACGTCAACCTGCTGTTGCTGCTCAAGCGCTTTACGCCGCAGGCGGCCGATGCGCTGCGCGGACCCTTGCGCCTGGCGCATGCCGCCATCGATCTGCAGGTGATGTTCCTGCTCGAGAGTGAATTGACGCAGGCCGCCGACGCCTTCGCCGTCAAGTTCGCCGACATCATCGCGCGCCACAGGGTGCTGCATGGCGTCGACCCTTTCGCCAGCCTGCACACCAGCCGCGACGCCGTGCTGCGCCGGCTGCGGCAAGTGCTGCTGAACCAGCAGGTGCGCATGCGCGAACGGTATATGCTATTGAGCCTGAATGAAGAACAGCTGGCCGGCGCCATCGCCGACGCGGCCGGCCCCCTGCGCGCGGCCGCAGCCTCGCTGGCGCAGCTCGAGGGCAAGCCTGCGCTGTCCGGCAAGCAGGCGCTCGAAGCGTTTGTCGACCAGCTGGGCGAGCCGGCCCTGCACGCCGCCTTGCAAGCCATGTCGGCGGCGCGCGAAACGGCGCGCCTGCCGCCGGGGCAGGCCCTGCCCGCCTTTACGGGCTTGATGACGATTACCGGACACTTGCGCGAGCACGCGGAGCAGATGCGGTGA
- the serB gene encoding phosphoserine phosphatase SerB — MNLILQGLDGDSARLERIAALAAPTSITRLGPNAVRCEQIAYSPALRPTIEVAAQAAQLDATYMMGQRELAEFKLVAMDMDSTLITIECIDEIADMQGLKPQVAAITEAAMRGELDFAASLKQRVALLEGLDASALQRVYDERLKLSPGAETMLAAVQKAGLKTLLVSGGFTFFTERLKERLGLDYTHANALEIVDGKLTGKVLGGIVDAEEKQRTVERVCKEMGISPSEAIVMGDGANDLKMMGIAGLSVAFRAKPVVRSQADVALNFVGLDGLLNVLT, encoded by the coding sequence ATGAATCTGATCCTGCAGGGTCTGGACGGCGATAGCGCACGCCTCGAACGCATCGCCGCGCTGGCCGCGCCGACCTCCATCACGCGCCTGGGCCCGAACGCCGTGCGCTGCGAACAGATCGCCTACTCGCCCGCGCTGCGCCCCACCATCGAAGTGGCGGCCCAGGCGGCGCAGCTGGACGCCACCTACATGATGGGGCAGCGCGAACTGGCCGAATTCAAGCTCGTGGCGATGGACATGGATTCGACCCTGATCACCATCGAGTGCATCGATGAAATCGCCGACATGCAGGGTCTCAAACCGCAGGTGGCGGCCATCACGGAAGCGGCCATGCGCGGCGAACTCGATTTCGCGGCCAGCCTGAAACAGCGCGTGGCCCTGCTCGAAGGCCTCGATGCGTCGGCCCTGCAGCGCGTCTACGACGAGCGTTTGAAACTGTCGCCGGGCGCGGAAACCATGCTGGCGGCCGTGCAAAAAGCCGGCCTGAAAACCCTGCTGGTATCGGGCGGCTTTACCTTCTTCACCGAGCGCCTGAAGGAACGCCTGGGCCTCGACTACACGCATGCGAACGCACTGGAAATCGTCGACGGCAAGCTGACGGGCAAAGTGTTAGGCGGTATCGTCGACGCCGAGGAAAAGCAGCGCACGGTGGAGCGCGTGTGCAAGGAGATGGGCATTTCCCCATCCGAAGCCATCGTCATGGGCGACGGCGCGAACGACTTGAAGATGATGGGCATCGCCGGCCTGTCCGTGGCCTTCCGCGCCAAACCCGTGGTGCGCTCGCAGGCCGACGTGGCGCTGAACTTCGTGGGACTCGATGGCTTGCTCAATGTATTGACCTGA
- a CDS encoding methyl-accepting chemotaxis protein: MFKNLLIKWKLATLVAVMMAALLVVGISGYTGIATVGRAVNEIGVVRLPSIQGLMMISEGQTAVAAATLTAAIYENNYQAQDKFAEALQLRTKAWNNIEAGRKLYEPLPQTPEEAVLWQRFQGEWAAWKGDDDKVRAILRQLADNRDEPRQKELFVTFYKQYQDSRALFGKAEGTLNEIIKLNNGVADASVKDGSAAVIRSESLMVILGLLASALGIGCAAYITRAITQPINSAVKVAQTVASGDLTSQIEVHTTEETGQLLQALKDMNSSLVSIVGQVRSGTETIATASSEIASGNLDLSSRTEEQASSLEETASSMEELTSTVRQNADNAQQANQLALSASGVAVKGGAVVGKVVETMDAINDSSRKIVDIISVIDGIAFQTNILALNAAVEAARAGEQGRGFAVVATEVRNLAQRSAAAAKEIKTLIGDSVVAVDAGSKLVAEAGSTMAEIVSSVQRVTDIMAEISLATQEQSSGIDQINQAIGQMDQVTQQNAALVEEAAAAAESLQEQSGQLADVVSVFKLDGAQAPAARANAKPAAPRAAVASAALKRPVPGHASRPAAGRPALHAVPSQRQSAPRDDEWEVF; encoded by the coding sequence ATGTTTAAGAATTTACTGATCAAATGGAAGTTGGCGACGCTCGTTGCCGTGATGATGGCGGCCTTGCTGGTGGTGGGCATCAGCGGCTACACGGGCATCGCCACCGTGGGCCGCGCCGTCAATGAAATCGGCGTGGTGCGCCTGCCGTCGATCCAGGGCTTGATGATGATCAGCGAAGGGCAGACGGCCGTCGCCGCCGCCACCCTGACGGCCGCCATCTATGAAAACAATTACCAGGCACAGGACAAGTTCGCGGAAGCGCTGCAGCTGCGCACCAAGGCCTGGAACAATATCGAGGCAGGCCGCAAGCTGTACGAGCCGCTGCCGCAAACGCCAGAGGAAGCCGTGCTGTGGCAGCGCTTCCAGGGCGAGTGGGCGGCCTGGAAGGGGGATGACGACAAGGTGCGCGCCATCTTGCGCCAGCTGGCCGACAACCGCGACGAGCCACGGCAGAAAGAGTTGTTCGTGACTTTCTACAAACAGTACCAGGACTCGCGCGCGCTGTTCGGCAAGGCCGAAGGCACGCTCAACGAGATCATCAAGCTCAATAACGGCGTGGCCGATGCCAGCGTCAAGGACGGCAGCGCGGCCGTGATCCGCTCGGAAAGCCTGATGGTCATCCTCGGCTTGCTGGCTTCCGCACTGGGCATCGGTTGCGCCGCCTACATCACGCGCGCCATCACGCAGCCGATCAATTCGGCCGTGAAAGTGGCGCAAACGGTGGCCTCGGGCGACCTGACGAGCCAGATCGAAGTGCACACGACGGAAGAAACGGGGCAGCTGCTGCAGGCGCTGAAAGACATGAATTCCAGCCTGGTCAGCATCGTCGGCCAGGTGCGCAGCGGCACGGAAACCATCGCCACGGCCTCGTCGGAAATCGCCAGCGGCAACCTGGACCTGTCCTCGCGCACGGAAGAGCAAGCCAGTTCGCTGGAAGAGACGGCGTCGTCGATGGAAGAACTGACGTCGACCGTGCGGCAGAATGCCGACAATGCCCAGCAGGCGAACCAGCTGGCGCTGAGCGCCTCGGGCGTGGCCGTCAAGGGCGGCGCCGTGGTGGGCAAGGTGGTCGAGACCATGGACGCCATCAACGACTCGTCGCGCAAGATCGTCGACATCATTTCCGTCATCGACGGCATCGCCTTCCAGACGAATATCCTGGCCTTGAATGCGGCCGTGGAAGCGGCGCGCGCGGGCGAGCAGGGACGCGGTTTCGCCGTCGTGGCGACGGAAGTGCGCAATCTGGCGCAACGTTCGGCGGCGGCGGCGAAGGAAATCAAGACCCTGATCGGCGACTCCGTCGTGGCCGTCGACGCGGGCAGCAAGCTGGTGGCCGAGGCGGGCAGCACGATGGCCGAAATCGTCTCCAGCGTGCAGCGCGTGACGGACATCATGGCGGAAATCAGCCTGGCCACGCAGGAGCAAAGCTCGGGCATCGACCAGATCAACCAGGCCATCGGCCAGATGGACCAGGTGACCCAGCAAAACGCGGCCCTGGTGGAAGAGGCGGCCGCCGCTGCCGAATCGCTGCAGGAGCAATCGGGCCAGCTGGCCGACGTGGTCAGCGTCTTCAAGCTCGATGGCGCCCAGGCGCCTGCCGCGCGCGCGAACGCCAAGCCGGCCGCGCCGCGCGCCGCGGTGGCCAGCGCCGCGCTGAAGCGTCCGGTACCGGGACATGCTTCGCGCCCCGCCGCAGGCCGCCCGGCCTTGCACGCCGTGCCGTCCCAGCGCCAGAGCGCGCCGCGCGACGACGAGTGGGAAGTGTTCTGA
- a CDS encoding putative bifunctional diguanylate cyclase/phosphodiesterase has product MAHLARFWQVALARLCRAPARSRELQRRLDSAIAGGEFCFHYQGKFDTAQLRLVGLEALLRWNHPRHGLVYPNEFIGLAEQTGAIAALGNWGIDAACRQLAQWRAQGLPLVPVAVNVSARQLCQPQLPAQLPDFVLSCLRRHAIPACLLELEVTESCCIDDMAQAAQGLRQLRALGLAISLDDYGTGHSGLSHVRLLPIHTIKIDRSFIHDLGSSGSGGRDAVIVASTLALARGLGLQALAEGVENGEQLAQLRRLGCPQVQGFYLHRPAPADEVAALLSAGLVTVPKHGAMRHGADAQ; this is encoded by the coding sequence GTGGCGCACCTGGCAAGGTTCTGGCAGGTCGCGCTGGCGCGGCTGTGCCGGGCGCCGGCGCGCAGCCGGGAGTTGCAGCGGCGTCTGGACAGCGCCATCGCCGGCGGCGAATTCTGCTTTCACTACCAGGGCAAGTTCGATACGGCGCAATTGCGTCTGGTCGGCCTCGAAGCGCTGCTACGCTGGAACCATCCGCGCCACGGCCTGGTCTATCCGAACGAATTCATCGGTCTGGCCGAGCAGACTGGCGCCATCGCCGCGCTGGGCAACTGGGGCATTGATGCGGCCTGCCGCCAGCTGGCGCAGTGGCGCGCGCAGGGCCTGCCTTTGGTGCCGGTCGCGGTGAACGTCTCGGCGCGCCAGCTATGCCAGCCGCAGTTGCCGGCGCAGTTACCCGATTTCGTGTTGAGCTGCCTGCGGCGCCACGCCATTCCCGCCTGCCTGCTGGAGCTGGAAGTGACGGAAAGCTGCTGCATCGACGATATGGCGCAGGCGGCGCAGGGATTGCGCCAGCTGCGCGCGCTGGGCCTGGCCATTTCGCTCGACGATTACGGCACCGGCCATTCGGGCTTGAGCCATGTCAGGCTGCTGCCGATTCATACCATCAAGATCGACCGTTCCTTCATCCACGACCTGGGCAGCAGTGGCAGCGGTGGCCGCGACGCCGTCATCGTCGCCTCGACCCTGGCGCTGGCGCGCGGCCTGGGCTTGCAGGCGCTGGCCGAAGGCGTGGAAAACGGTGAGCAATTGGCGCAGCTGCGGCGGCTGGGCTGCCCGCAGGTGCAGGGATTCTATTTGCACCGCCCGGCGCCCGCGGACGAGGTGGCCGCGCTGCTGTCCGCCGGCCTTGTAACAGTGCCGAAACATGGCGCCATGCGGCATGGCGCGGATGCTCAGTAG
- the mfd gene encoding transcription-repair coupling factor, which translates to MSLDLTKALPKPGNRYALPALYGSSDAYALALAALELKARGQMLAVVVAQASDGQRLLDEIPWFCGKELRCHLLPDWETLPYDAFSPHQDLVSERLATLHEIQTRQCDVLIVPATTALVRLAPPSFLAAYTFFFKKGEKLDEARLKSQLTLAGYSHVSQVMSPGEYSVRGGLLDLFPMGSALPYRLDLFGDTIETIRTFDADTQRSLYPVHEVRLLPGREFPMDEAARTTFRNRWREQFEGDPSRSVVYKDISSGIASAGIEYYLPLFFEQTATLFDYLPPDASLALVGEIDAAIGRFWTDTQSRYRFLKADRERPILPPESLFLSDEQFFGLAKPYPRLAIAKSNDALASELSAPVPNIAVNRRADDPLANLRSYLLQAGRRVMICAESNGRRETLQQYFTEYDLHLTPVEGSDGFLQSDAKLMLGVAPLHAGFELFTPDGNLSFITETELYAGSGRRVGSRKQEGVTQVESMVRDLSELKIGDPVVHINHGIGRYMGLTSMDLGEGETEFLHLEYAKDTKLYVPVSQLHVISRYSGASPEDAPLHSLGSGQWEKAKKRAAEQVRDTAAELLNLYARRALRQGHSFEFSSHDYQRFADSFGFDETPDQAEAIHNVIKDMTSGKPMDRLVCGDVGFGKTEVALRAAFIAVMGGKQVAILAPTTLLAEQHAQTFADRFADWPVRIAELSRFRSGKEITQAFKGMADGTIDIVIGTHKLLSDDVKFTRLGLVIIDEEHRFGVRQKEALKALRAEVDVLTLTATPIPRTLGMALEGLRDFSIIATAPQKRLAIKTFVRSEGEAIIREACLRELKRGGQIYFLHNEVETIQNRLAMLTELLPEARIAVAHGQMHERDLEKVMRDFVAQRFNILLCTTIIETGIDVPTANTIIMHRADKFGLAQLHQLRGRVGRSHHQAYAYLLVHDVQGLTKLAQRRLDAIQQMEELGSGFYLAMHDLEIRGAGEVLGESQSGEMTEIGFQLYSDMLNEAVRSLKAGKEPDLAAPLASTTEINLHVPALLPADFCGDVHERLSIYKRLANCATQEKIDDIQEELIDRFGKLPDAVKALVETHRLRIAAKTVGIVKIDVHGEAATLQFMAKPPIDPMRIIDLIQKNRHIKLHGQDKLKITAAMPDLAARVTQIKTTIKQLTV; encoded by the coding sequence ATGTCCTTAGACTTAACAAAAGCCCTCCCCAAGCCCGGCAACCGCTATGCGCTGCCCGCCCTGTATGGTTCATCCGACGCCTATGCCCTGGCGCTGGCCGCACTGGAATTGAAAGCGCGGGGCCAGATGCTGGCCGTGGTGGTGGCGCAGGCCAGCGACGGCCAGCGCCTGCTCGATGAAATCCCGTGGTTTTGCGGCAAGGAATTGCGCTGCCATTTGCTGCCGGACTGGGAAACCCTGCCCTACGACGCGTTTTCGCCGCACCAGGATCTGGTCTCCGAGCGCCTGGCCACCCTGCACGAAATCCAGACGCGCCAGTGCGACGTGCTGATCGTGCCGGCCACCACGGCGCTGGTGCGCCTGGCGCCGCCGTCCTTTTTGGCCGCCTACACCTTCTTCTTCAAGAAGGGCGAAAAACTCGACGAAGCGCGCCTGAAGTCGCAGCTGACCCTGGCCGGCTACAGCCACGTCTCGCAAGTGATGTCGCCCGGCGAATACTCGGTGCGCGGCGGCCTGCTCGACCTGTTCCCCATGGGTTCGGCCCTGCCCTACCGGCTTGACCTGTTCGGCGACACCATCGAAACCATCCGCACGTTCGATGCCGACACCCAGCGCTCGCTGTATCCCGTGCATGAAGTGCGGCTGTTGCCGGGGCGCGAGTTTCCCATGGATGAAGCGGCGCGCACCACCTTCCGCAACCGCTGGCGCGAGCAGTTCGAGGGCGATCCATCGCGCTCGGTGGTCTACAAGGACATCAGCAGCGGCATCGCCTCGGCCGGCATCGAATATTATCTGCCCCTGTTTTTTGAACAAACGGCCACCTTGTTCGACTACCTGCCGCCCGACGCCTCGCTGGCCCTGGTGGGCGAGATCGATGCGGCCATCGGCCGCTTCTGGACCGATACCCAGTCGCGCTACCGCTTTTTAAAGGCGGACCGCGAACGGCCGATTTTGCCGCCCGAATCGCTGTTCCTGTCCGACGAGCAGTTCTTCGGCCTGGCCAAGCCGTATCCGCGCCTGGCGATCGCGAAGTCGAACGATGCGCTGGCGTCCGAACTGTCGGCGCCCGTGCCGAACATCGCCGTCAACCGCCGCGCCGACGATCCGCTGGCCAACCTGCGCAGCTACCTGCTGCAAGCGGGTCGCCGCGTGATGATCTGCGCCGAATCGAACGGCCGCCGCGAAACCTTGCAGCAGTACTTCACCGAATACGATCTGCACCTGACGCCCGTCGAAGGCAGCGATGGCTTCCTGCAATCCGACGCCAAGCTGATGCTGGGCGTGGCGCCGCTGCACGCGGGCTTTGAATTGTTCACGCCGGACGGGAATTTATCCTTCATCACCGAGACGGAGCTGTATGCCGGTTCCGGCCGCCGGGTCGGCAGCAGGAAACAGGAAGGCGTGACGCAGGTCGAGTCGATGGTGCGCGACCTGTCGGAGCTGAAAATCGGCGACCCCGTTGTGCACATCAACCACGGCATCGGGCGCTACATGGGCCTGACCAGCATGGACCTGGGCGAAGGCGAAACGGAGTTCTTGCACCTCGAATACGCGAAGGACACGAAACTGTACGTGCCCGTGTCGCAGCTGCACGTCATTTCCCGCTATTCGGGCGCGTCGCCGGAAGACGCGCCGCTGCATTCGCTCGGCTCGGGACAGTGGGAAAAAGCGAAAAAGCGCGCGGCCGAACAAGTGCGCGACACGGCCGCCGAGCTGCTCAACCTGTATGCACGCCGCGCGCTGCGCCAAGGCCACTCGTTCGAATTCTCGTCGCACGACTACCAGCGCTTCGCCGACAGCTTCGGCTTCGACGAAACGCCGGACCAGGCCGAAGCCATCCACAACGTCATCAAGGACATGACTTCCGGCAAACCGATGGACCGCCTCGTCTGCGGCGACGTCGGCTTCGGCAAGACGGAAGTGGCCTTGCGCGCGGCCTTCATCGCCGTCATGGGCGGCAAGCAGGTGGCCATCCTGGCGCCCACCACCCTGCTGGCCGAGCAGCATGCGCAAACCTTCGCCGACCGCTTCGCCGACTGGCCCGTACGCATCGCAGAACTGTCGCGCTTCCGCAGCGGCAAGGAAATCACGCAGGCGTTCAAGGGCATGGCCGACGGCACCATCGACATCGTCATCGGCACGCACAAGCTGCTGTCCGACGACGTGAAGTTTACGCGCCTGGGCCTCGTCATCATCGACGAGGAACACAGGTTCGGCGTGCGCCAGAAGGAAGCGCTGAAAGCGCTGCGCGCGGAAGTGGACGTGCTGACCCTGACGGCCACGCCGATCCCGCGCACCCTGGGCATGGCCCTGGAAGGCTTGCGCGACTTTTCCATCATCGCCACGGCGCCGCAAAAGCGCCTGGCCATCAAGACGTTCGTGCGCAGCGAAGGCGAAGCCATCATCCGCGAAGCGTGCTTGCGCGAACTCAAACGCGGCGGCCAGATCTACTTCCTGCACAACGAGGTGGAAACCATCCAGAACCGCCTGGCCATGCTGACGGAACTGCTGCCCGAGGCGCGCATCGCCGTGGCGCACGGCCAGATGCACGAGCGCGACCTGGAAAAGGTCATGCGCGACTTCGTCGCCCAGCGCTTTAATATTTTGCTGTGCACGACCATCATTGAAACGGGCATCGACGTGCCGACGGCGAACACCATCATCATGCACCGCGCCGACAAGTTCGGCCTGGCGCAGCTGCACCAGCTGCGCGGCCGGGTCGGACGCTCGCATCACCAGGCCTACGCCTACCTGCTGGTGCACGACGTGCAAGGTCTCACGAAACTCGCGCAGCGCCGCCTGGACGCCATCCAGCAGATGGAAGAACTGGGCAGCGGCTTTTACCTGGCCATGCACGACCTGGAAATCCGCGGCGCCGGCGAGGTGCTGGGCGAGAGCCAGTCGGGAGAGATGACGGAAATCGGCTTCCAGCTGTATTCGGACATGCTCAACGAAGCCGTGCGCTCGCTGAAAGCCGGCAAGGAGCCGGACCTGGCCGCGCCGCTGGCCTCGACCACCGAGATCAACCTGCACGTGCCGGCCCTGCTGCCGGCCGACTTCTGCGGCGACGTGCACGAGCGCCTGTCGATCTACAAGCGCCTGGCCAACTGCGCCACGCAAGAGAAGATCGACGATATCCAGGAAGAGCTGATCGACCGTTTCGGCAAGCTGCCCGACGCCGTCAAGGCCCTGGTCGAAACGCACCGGCTGCGCATCGCGGCGAAAACCGTGGGCATCGTCAAGATCGACGTGCATGGCGAGGCGGCCACCCTGCAATTCATGGCCAAGCCGCCGATCGACCCGATGCGCATCATCGACCTGATCCAGAAAAACCGCCATATCAAGCTGCATGGCCAGGACAAACTGAAAATCACGGCCGCCATGCCGGACCTGGCCGCGCGCGTGACACAGATCAAGACCACCATCAAGCAATTGACGGTGTAG
- a CDS encoding 5'-nucleotidase translates to MAYPIEHKLVIGVASSALFDLAESHQVYLDNGPEEYRKYQETHIDTVLPRGVAFPFIRRFLNINKHYPRQSPVEVVLFSRNSPETGLRVMHSIAHYGLDISRAAFMTGKSPYPYLPAFNASLFLSANEDDVRSALACDYPAGLVLPSRTEDDENDEELRVAFDFDGVIADDEAETVFKRNNDVDEFHAHETLNVGTPHRPGPLAGLFQKLATMQRLEERAQRRDPGYKKILRIAIITARNAPSHERVVTTLKSWGVAADETFFLGGMDKSRVLAVFKPHIFFDDQLSHLKSAGGTIPMVHVPFGIANMRAGDGL, encoded by the coding sequence ATGGCTTATCCTATCGAACACAAACTGGTGATCGGGGTCGCTTCCAGCGCCCTGTTCGACCTGGCCGAATCGCACCAGGTCTACCTCGACAACGGTCCCGAGGAATACCGCAAATACCAGGAAACGCACATCGACACGGTCTTGCCGCGCGGCGTGGCCTTTCCCTTCATCCGCCGCTTCCTGAACATCAACAAGCATTATCCGCGCCAGTCGCCCGTGGAAGTGGTGCTGTTTTCGCGCAATTCGCCGGAAACGGGCTTGCGCGTGATGCACAGCATCGCCCACTACGGCCTGGACATTTCGCGCGCCGCCTTCATGACGGGCAAGTCGCCCTACCCCTACCTGCCGGCCTTCAACGCCTCGCTCTTCCTCAGCGCGAATGAAGACGACGTGCGCAGCGCCCTGGCCTGCGACTATCCGGCCGGCCTGGTGCTGCCGTCGCGCACGGAAGACGACGAGAATGACGAAGAACTGCGCGTGGCCTTCGATTTCGACGGCGTGATCGCCGACGACGAAGCGGAAACTGTCTTCAAGCGCAACAACGACGTCGATGAATTCCACGCCCATGAAACCCTGAACGTGGGCACGCCGCACCGCCCGGGACCGCTGGCCGGCCTATTCCAGAAGCTGGCCACCATGCAGCGCCTGGAGGAAAGGGCCCAGCGGCGCGACCCCGGCTATAAGAAGATCCTGCGCATCGCCATCATCACGGCGCGCAACGCGCCTTCGCACGAGCGGGTCGTGACGACCCTGAAAAGCTGGGGCGTGGCGGCCGACGAAACGTTTTTCCTGGGCGGCATGGACAAATCGCGCGTGCTGGCCGTGTTCAAGCCGCATATCTTCTTCGACGACCAGCTGAGCCACCTCAAATCGGCAGGCGGGACCATCCCCATGGTGCATGTTCCTTTCGGTATCGCGAATATGCGCGCGGGTGATGGTCTATAA